A genomic window from Terrisporobacter glycolicus ATCC 14880 = DSM 1288 includes:
- a CDS encoding biotin-dependent carboxyltransferase family protein, with protein sequence MGIEILQSGLYTSVQDFGRIGYQDAGFSVCGAMDKKSLAIGNLLVDNKEDEAGLEITLIGPKIKFTEENFIAITGGDLNPKINGENVSMYKAIFVKKDDILSFENAQTGARAYIAFCGGLKIDKVMGSKSTNVKCSLGGYKGRTLKEGDFIKFSSPKVYLENYLSRKLDFKLEEEEVVLRVILGPQDDAFTQKGICTFLNEKYEVTKEFDRMGCRLDGPIIEHETPADIISDGIVLGSIQVPSHGKPIIMLSDRQTTGGYTKIATVISVDIGKLAQRKTGDKIRFEEISLEKAQQLYRDEIKKIKELRKQINKPCIEVLNPRNTSKKIEILLNSK encoded by the coding sequence TTGGGAATTGAAATACTACAATCTGGACTATATACTTCTGTACAGGATTTTGGAAGAATTGGTTATCAAGATGCAGGTTTTTCTGTATGTGGAGCCATGGACAAAAAATCTTTAGCAATTGGAAATCTTCTAGTTGATAATAAAGAAGATGAAGCAGGACTGGAAATAACTTTAATTGGACCTAAAATAAAATTTACAGAAGAAAATTTTATAGCTATAACTGGTGGTGATTTAAATCCAAAAATAAATGGAGAAAATGTCTCTATGTATAAAGCTATATTTGTTAAAAAAGATGATATTTTATCTTTTGAAAATGCACAAACGGGAGCTAGGGCATATATAGCTTTTTGCGGAGGATTAAAAATTGATAAAGTAATGGGGAGTAAATCAACAAATGTGAAATGTTCTTTAGGCGGATATAAAGGAAGAACGTTGAAAGAGGGAGATTTTATTAAATTTTCTTCGCCAAAGGTATATTTAGAAAATTACTTATCTAGAAAATTAGATTTTAAGTTAGAAGAAGAAGAAGTTGTATTGAGGGTAATATTAGGGCCTCAAGATGACGCTTTTACACAAAAAGGAATTTGTACATTTTTAAATGAAAAATATGAGGTAACGAAAGAATTTGATAGGATGGGATGTAGATTAGATGGACCTATTATAGAACATGAAACACCGGCAGATATTATATCTGATGGAATTGTTCTAGGATCAATACAAGTACCCTCCCATGGTAAGCCAATTATAATGTTAAGCGATAGACAGACAACAGGCGGTTATACAAAAATTGCAACCGTTATTTCTGTAGATATTGGAAAGCTGGCTCAAAGAAAAACTGGAGACAAAATAAGATTTGAAGAAATATCTTTAGAAAAAGCACAACAGCTTTATAGAGATGAAATAAAAAAGATAAAAGAACTTAGGAAACAAATTAATAAGCCGTGTATAGAAGTATTAAATCCAAGAAATACATCTAAGAAAATTGAAATATTGTTAAATAGCAAATAG
- the licT gene encoding BglG family transcription antiterminator LicT codes for MKITKVINNSFVCAYDSNNKEVVVMGKGIGFKAKEGDIVSKKRIEKIFIMDGKSSVDKFKQLVEKLPLEHFRLSYEIISYARRTLGQKLNENIYITLTDHINFAVKRFQKGMMFPNPLLWEVKQFYKSEYLIGEYALRLIKEKLGIEMNEDEAASIALHIVNAEYNTNMNDALKITTLISDIVKIINDFYGIKLDEESLHYSRLITHLKFLSQRLFLNETIKDTDDILVEMITSRYEKEFECSLRIKKYIEEKYEHEVSREELAYLAVHIKRVSMYAEDL; via the coding sequence ATGAAGATAACAAAAGTGATTAACAATAGTTTTGTATGTGCTTATGATTCAAACAATAAAGAAGTTGTTGTAATGGGGAAGGGTATTGGATTTAAAGCAAAAGAAGGAGATATAGTAAGTAAAAAGAGAATTGAAAAAATATTTATTATGGATGGCAAATCCTCAGTAGATAAATTTAAACAATTAGTAGAAAAACTTCCTTTGGAACATTTTAGATTATCTTATGAAATTATTAGTTATGCAAGAAGGACTTTAGGCCAAAAACTTAATGAAAATATCTATATTACATTAACAGATCATATTAACTTTGCAGTAAAAAGATTCCAAAAAGGAATGATGTTTCCTAATCCTTTGTTGTGGGAAGTGAAGCAATTTTATAAAAGCGAGTATTTAATTGGTGAATATGCTCTCAGGCTTATTAAAGAAAAATTAGGGATAGAAATGAATGAAGATGAAGCAGCAAGTATTGCGCTACATATTGTAAACGCAGAATATAACACAAATATGAATGATGCGTTGAAAATCACTACTTTAATAAGTGATATTGTAAAAATAATAAATGATTTTTATGGAATTAAATTAGATGAAGAAAGCTTACATTATTCAAGATTAATAACACATTTAAAATTCTTATCTCAAAGATTGTTTTTGAATGAAACAATAAAAGATACAGATGATATTTTAGTAGAGATGATTACAAGTAGATATGAAAAAGAATTTGAATGTAGCTTGAGGATTAAAAAATATATTGAAGAAAAATACGAACATGAAGTGTCAAGGGAAGAATTAGCATATTTGGCAGTACACATAAAAAGAGTGTCTATGTATGCTGAGGATTTATAA
- a CDS encoding acetyl-CoA carboxylase biotin carboxyl carrier protein, which produces MDFKEILKLIEVIDKSTLTKFSFKEGDTKIKIEKNMEETMCTKSVIKNEILEIKDEVERIESDNFEYIKSPLIGTFYNSPSPEEEPYIAVGDEVSKNQVIGIIEVMKVMNEVKCNYDGIVEDILINNNDTVEYGQSLIKIKVL; this is translated from the coding sequence ATGGACTTTAAAGAAATATTAAAATTGATTGAAGTAATAGATAAGTCTACACTTACTAAATTTTCTTTTAAAGAGGGAGATACAAAAATAAAAATAGAAAAGAATATGGAAGAGACTATGTGTACAAAATCAGTCATAAAAAATGAAATTTTAGAAATAAAAGATGAAGTTGAAAGAATAGAGTCGGATAATTTTGAGTATATTAAATCTCCACTTATAGGAACTTTTTATAACTCACCATCGCCTGAGGAAGAACCGTATATTGCTGTAGGAGATGAAGTATCTAAAAATCAAGTAATAGGTATAATTGAGGTTATGAAAGTTATGAATGAAGTGAAATGTAATTATGATGGAATAGTTGAGGACATTTTAATTAATAACAATGATACTGTTGAATATGGTCAGAGTCTAATAAAAATAAAAGTACTTTAA
- a CDS encoding PTS sugar transporter subunit IIA — translation MFKGLKERFGKKEDKILVLAPIKGEAVTIDKVNDPTFAQEMLGKGVAIKPAEGKVVSPVNGEITVLFETKHAVSIKSDDGVEILIHIGLDTVNLKGEHFESYVKVGDKVKVGDLLIKFNKEKIKEAGYDTITPMIICNTFEYSDVNAVKIGEVEKQDNIIEIIKNKFY, via the coding sequence ATGTTTAAAGGACTAAAAGAAAGATTTGGCAAAAAAGAAGATAAAATACTTGTTTTAGCTCCTATAAAGGGAGAAGCAGTGACTATAGATAAAGTAAATGATCCTACTTTTGCACAGGAAATGCTAGGAAAAGGTGTTGCCATAAAACCTGCTGAAGGGAAAGTAGTATCGCCGGTAAATGGAGAAATAACGGTATTATTTGAAACAAAACATGCAGTATCTATAAAAAGCGATGATGGAGTAGAAATACTTATACACATAGGCTTAGATACAGTGAATTTAAAAGGAGAACACTTTGAATCTTATGTAAAAGTAGGTGATAAAGTAAAAGTTGGAGATTTATTAATAAAATTCAATAAAGAAAAAATTAAAGAAGCTGGTTATGACACAATTACACCTATGATAATATGCAATACTTTTGAATATTCAGATGTTAATGCTGTTAAAATAGGTGAAGTTGAAAAACAAGATAATATTATAGAAATTATAAAAAATAAATTTTATTAG
- the pxpB gene encoding 5-oxoprolinase subunit PxpB, whose translation MKCLPVGDSALTLEFGDEINYEINNKIRVFNKKIKSLNIDGIIEAVPSFKALLIYYDPKKLFFNEAKEIITDLFKTIDIENNKIKKVIEIPVCYDEEFGEDLDFVSQYTKLSKEEIIKLHSSKEYLIYMLGFLPGFAYLGGMDERLVTPRLKNPRLKLEAGAVGIGGEQTGIYPLASPGGWRIIGRTPLKPYDLNRERAILYEAGDYIKFKPISKKEYYKIKDLVERGIYKCNVVEGSA comes from the coding sequence ATGAAATGTTTACCAGTTGGAGACTCAGCTCTAACTTTAGAATTTGGTGATGAAATTAACTATGAAATTAATAATAAAATTAGAGTTTTTAATAAAAAAATCAAATCATTAAATATAGATGGAATAATAGAAGCAGTACCATCTTTTAAAGCACTATTGATTTATTATGATCCGAAAAAATTATTTTTTAATGAAGCAAAAGAGATTATAACTGATTTATTTAAAACAATAGATATTGAGAATAACAAAATAAAAAAGGTTATAGAAATTCCAGTTTGTTATGATGAAGAATTTGGAGAAGATTTAGACTTTGTTAGTCAATATACAAAATTGTCTAAAGAAGAAATTATAAAACTACACAGTTCAAAAGAATATTTAATATATATGCTAGGTTTTTTGCCAGGTTTTGCATACTTGGGAGGAATGGATGAAAGGTTAGTCACGCCAAGATTGAAAAATCCAAGATTAAAATTAGAAGCAGGAGCAGTAGGAATTGGGGGGGAGCAGACAGGAATTTATCCTTTAGCATCTCCTGGTGGGTGGAGGATTATAGGAAGGACACCTCTTAAACCATATGACTTAAATAGAGAGAGGGCAATTTTATATGAAGCGGGAGATTATATAAAGTTTAAACCAATAAGCAAAAAAGAATATTACAAAATAAAAGATTTAGTAGAAAGAGGAATTTATAAATGTAATGTGGTTGAAGGGAGTGCATAG
- a CDS encoding acetyl-CoA carboxylase biotin carboxylase subunit: protein MFNKILIANRGEIAVRIIRACKTLGIKTVAVYSKVDENSLHTVLADEKVCIGEANPRESYLDMSKIVSAAIVTKSDAIHPGFGFLSEKSEFVELCKSQNIKFIGPDSKIIDAMGNKSKARNTMIEASVPVVPGSREPIYTSEDGKKIADEIGYPVIVKASSGGGGKGMRIVEKEEDFETLFNLAQIESVNAFNDNTMYVEKYIRNPKHIEVQILGDSYGNVVHLGERDCSIQRNHQKMIEESPSPVIDEMTREKLGNMAVKAAKAVNYENAGTIEFIMDEDLNFYFIEMNTRIQVEHPVTEMVTGVDLIKEQIKIAYGEKLSLKQDDVNIKGHAIECRINAENPANKFLPCPGEITSLNLPGGNGVRVDTFVYCGYKIPMNYDSMIGKIIVHGCDRSEAIEKMKIALDELVIGGIETNANFQYSLMNNPVYVKGKADTGFIEELL from the coding sequence ATGTTTAATAAAATATTAATTGCAAATAGGGGAGAGATAGCAGTTCGTATAATTAGAGCTTGTAAAACTTTAGGTATAAAGACAGTAGCTGTTTATTCTAAAGTAGATGAAAATTCACTTCATACAGTTTTGGCTGATGAAAAGGTTTGCATTGGAGAGGCAAATCCAAGGGAAAGTTATTTAGATATGAGTAAAATTGTAAGTGCGGCTATAGTAACAAAATCAGATGCAATTCACCCAGGATTTGGGTTTTTGTCAGAAAAAAGTGAGTTTGTGGAGTTATGTAAATCACAAAACATCAAATTTATAGGTCCAGATAGTAAGATTATTGATGCTATGGGAAATAAATCAAAAGCAAGAAATACAATGATTGAAGCCAGCGTTCCTGTTGTTCCAGGAAGTAGAGAACCCATATATACAAGTGAAGATGGTAAAAAAATTGCAGATGAAATAGGATACCCTGTAATAGTTAAAGCATCCTCTGGTGGTGGAGGAAAGGGTATGAGAATAGTAGAAAAAGAAGAAGATTTTGAAACGCTATTCAATTTGGCTCAGATAGAATCAGTAAATGCATTTAATGACAATACGATGTATGTGGAAAAATATATTAGAAATCCTAAACATATAGAAGTTCAAATTTTAGGTGATAGTTATGGAAATGTGGTTCATTTAGGTGAAAGAGATTGTTCAATCCAAAGAAATCACCAAAAAATGATAGAAGAATCACCTTCACCTGTTATAGATGAAATGACTAGAGAAAAATTAGGGAATATGGCAGTAAAAGCTGCAAAGGCAGTAAATTATGAAAATGCAGGAACAATTGAATTTATAATGGATGAAGATTTGAATTTTTACTTCATTGAAATGAATACAAGAATTCAAGTAGAGCATCCAGTAACAGAAATGGTTACAGGTGTAGATTTAATCAAAGAACAAATAAAAATTGCTTATGGTGAAAAATTATCTTTGAAACAAGACGATGTTAATATAAAAGGACATGCTATTGAATGTAGAATAAATGCAGAAAATCCAGCTAATAAGTTTTTACCATGTCCAGGAGAAATTACTTCACTGAATCTTCCTGGAGGTAATGGAGTTAGAGTTGATACCTTTGTATATTGTGGATATAAAATTCCAATGAATTATGATTCTATGATAGGGAAGATTATAGTTCATGGATGTGATAGAAGTGAAGCTATAGAAAAAATGAAGATTGCATTAGATGAATTAGTTATAGGCGGAATTGAAACTAATGCTAATTTTCAATATTCTCTTATGAATAATCCAGTTTATGTGAAGGGGAAAGCAGATACAGGATTTATAGAAGAATTACTATGA
- the nagE gene encoding N-acetylglucosamine-specific PTS transporter subunit IIBC, protein MMKYFQRLGKSLMLPVACLPVASILMGIGYWVDPTGWGANSVIAAFLIKAGSALIDNMAILFAIGVGIGMSDDNDGSAGLAALVSWLVITTLLAPGSVAFFQQIDVAVVDPAFGKIATQFTGIISGIIGATCYNKFKNTKLPNWLSFFSGKRSVAIVTALFSVVVAVILFLVWPIVYNALVTFGKGIISAGPIGAGIYGFFNRLLIPTGLHHALNSVFWFDVAGINDIANFWGGTGTPGVTGMYMTGFFPVMMFGLPAAALAMYHAAKKEKKAAVYGLLLAASFSAFFSGVTEPLEFAFMFLAPGLYVLHAGLTGISMAICAMLPTRAGFNFSAGFVDWFLSFKAPMAENPLMLLPIGLVFAVLYYVTFRFAITKFNLKTPGREEDDEVVLKENVSTSNNDYAVTAELILKGLGGRENITSIDNCITRLRLEVKDQSLVDEKLIKLAGVAGVIRPGKTSVQVIIGTHVQFVADEFKKLCV, encoded by the coding sequence ATGATGAAATACTTTCAAAGACTAGGTAAGTCATTAATGTTACCAGTTGCTTGTTTGCCAGTAGCTAGTATATTAATGGGAATAGGTTATTGGGTTGACCCTACTGGATGGGGTGCAAATAGTGTAATAGCTGCATTTTTAATAAAAGCAGGTAGTGCATTAATAGATAACATGGCAATATTATTTGCTATAGGTGTTGGGATTGGGATGTCTGATGACAATGATGGTTCAGCAGGTTTAGCTGCTTTAGTATCTTGGCTTGTAATAACTACACTATTAGCGCCAGGTTCAGTTGCATTTTTCCAACAAATAGATGTAGCTGTAGTTGACCCGGCATTTGGTAAAATAGCAACTCAATTTACTGGTATAATATCAGGGATTATAGGTGCAACTTGTTATAATAAATTTAAAAATACAAAATTACCCAATTGGTTATCATTCTTTAGTGGTAAAAGAAGTGTTGCTATAGTAACTGCATTATTCTCAGTTGTAGTAGCTGTTATATTATTCTTAGTATGGCCAATAGTATACAACGCATTAGTAACGTTTGGTAAAGGTATAATATCAGCAGGACCAATAGGTGCTGGTATATATGGATTCTTTAACAGATTGTTAATACCAACTGGATTGCATCATGCATTGAACTCAGTATTCTGGTTTGATGTTGCAGGAATAAATGATATAGCAAATTTCTGGGGTGGAACAGGAACTCCAGGTGTAACAGGTATGTACATGACTGGATTCTTCCCAGTTATGATGTTTGGTTTACCTGCAGCAGCTTTAGCAATGTACCATGCTGCTAAAAAAGAAAAGAAAGCAGCTGTATATGGATTATTATTAGCAGCATCTTTCTCTGCATTCTTCTCAGGAGTTACAGAACCATTAGAATTTGCGTTCATGTTTTTAGCACCAGGTTTATATGTATTACATGCAGGGTTAACAGGTATATCAATGGCAATTTGTGCAATGTTACCAACAAGAGCTGGATTTAACTTCTCGGCAGGGTTTGTTGACTGGTTCTTAAGTTTTAAAGCTCCTATGGCAGAAAATCCATTAATGTTATTACCAATAGGTTTAGTATTTGCAGTTTTATATTATGTAACATTTAGATTTGCAATAACTAAGTTTAACTTAAAAACTCCAGGTAGAGAAGAAGATGATGAGGTTGTTTTAAAAGAAAATGTATCTACATCAAATAATGACTATGCCGTTACTGCAGAGCTAATATTAAAAGGTCTCGGTGGGCGTGAAAATATAACATCTATAGATAATTGTATAACAAGACTTCGCTTAGAAGTGAAAGATCAATCATTAGTAGATGAAAAACTTATAAAATTGGCTGGTGTGGCAGGAGTAATAAGACCTGGCAAAACTAGTGTACAAGTTATAATTGGTACTCATGTACAATTTGTGGCAGATGAATTTAAAAAGCTTTGCGTGTAA